From one Ctenopharyngodon idella isolate HZGC_01 chromosome 15, HZGC01, whole genome shotgun sequence genomic stretch:
- the dhrs11b.1 gene encoding dehydrogenase/reductase SDR family member 11b isoform X1, translated as MDRWKGRVALVTGASVGIGAAIAKSLVQHGMKVVGCARNVKQIEKLAAECVSSGFSGTLFPYKCDLTVEDEVLSMFSWIKVQHQGIDVCINNAGLALPEPLLSGKTSGWKTMMDVNVIGLSVCTREAYQSMKDRKVDDGHIININSICGHRVINSADAHLYTASKYAVTALTEGLRQELREAKTHIRATGISPGLVETEFAYRLYSENQEKAEAMYKSYKCLQAADIANAVVYVLSAPPHVQIGDIEITPVEQMM; from the exons ATGGATCGCTGGAAAGGCAGGGTTGCGCTTGTCACTGGTGCTTCAGTGGGAATCGGAGCTGCAATCGCGAAGTCTCTTGTGCAGCATGGCATGAAGGTGGTCGGATGTGCCAGAAATGTGAAGCAAATTGAG AAATTGGCAGCAGAATGTGTCAGTAGTGGATTCAGCGGCACTCTGTTCCCGTATAAATGTGATCTGACTGTGGAGGACGAAGTGTTATCCATGTTCTCCTGGATCAAAGTTCAACATCAGGGCATTGACGTGTGCATTAATAATGCTGGTTTGGCTCTGCCAGAGCCTCTATTGAGTGGTAAAACCAGTGGCTGGAAGACTATGATGGAT GTGAATGTCATTGGCCTGTCAGTGTGTACCCGTGAGGCTTACCAGTCCATGAAAGACAGAAAAGTTGATGATGGCCACATCATTAATATTAACAG TATTTGTGGGCACCGGGTCATCAACAGCGCTGATGCACACTTATACACTGCCAGCAAATATGCCGTGACTGCTCTCACTGAAGGTCTGCGACAAGAGTTACGCGAGGCCAAAACACACATACGTGCCACA GGTATATCTCCTGGTTTAGTGGAGACAGAATTTGCCTACCGTCTCTATAGTGAAAACCAAGAAAAGGCTGAGGCTATGTACAAAAGTTATAAG TGCCTGCAAGCAGCTGACATAGCAAACGCAGTGGTGTATGTCCTCAGTGCTCCTCCTCATGTTCAA ATTGGTGACATTGAGATAACGCCCGTTGAGCAGATGATGTAA